GCGAATTCCCAAAGGCTCTCTCCTCATGGAAATTCCCCTCCGTCCTCTCTTCATGCAGGGTTATGACACTGCCCACAGGCCAAGCTCAGCCACGGCCTTCCGCTCAGCCTGGATTTGTGCCCCGGCTCCCCGTGTTCTGTCTGCCCTGCTGTCACCTCCAGGCAACGCCACAGCCAAAAGTCCCTCTGCACTGGCCCTCCTGGGCCTCTTGCCTCGCCTCCGTACAAAGCCCCCGTCTCCCATCCTTTAGCACGCCTCCCCACTTAGCCCCTCGGCATGGAGGGCGCAGCTCGTTCTCATATGAATGAATCTGCACCGTGTTCAGCGTCGTCAGGGCAGAAATCTCACAGGCAGACATATACCAGTTTTCATTGTTGATCTGGTCTCCGAAGCCGGGGGTGTCGATGACGGTCAGCTTCATTTTGACCCCGCCTTCCTCTATCACTGGGGGGTGAACAGAAAAGGCACCAGGGAGGTCACTCGTCAGGCTGATGCTGGCTACCCTGCTGCCTACCAGccagggagacgcaggctccttCCTTCCTCGGGACCAATTACTGGAAAAGTCAAATTCAGGATCTTCCCACCTCAGCACCTCTGTTCATGCTGTTCCCTGCTCCTAGCATGCCTTCCCTGCTTCTTGCTGCCTGAATCCCACCCATGTTCTACCATCCAGCTCAGGCCCCATTTCTAATCCCTTCTGTCTTGTCTAGACCAAGGAATTGGCTCCATAAATTTTAGGCCTCCTTCTCTTCTGTCTTGAGATTgcttttcatttgtctcatttcCCAGTgggcctgtctctccctctctggcagACAGCCTTCTGCACAGTGGCCACAGGAGTCCCTGCCTGGTCCTCACCGTGTCCAATAGCTTTGATCTCCACCGTCTTCGGAATCTTCTCCTCCCGGTTCCAGCTGGAGGCCTTGCGGCTCACCTGGGATTTGAAGAGCGTGTTGACCAGCGTTGACTTGCCCAGTCCGCTCTGACCTGCCACAAGACAGGAGGAGGATGACACGGTGGGGAAGACCCGTGTCCACCTCCTGAGCCTGCCATCTTTCCCACGAGCTTACAGAATTCTAGAACCTTGATCCAGGCCATGCCCCCCACTCATGGGGGGCAGAGGACTGAGCGGGAGAGCAGGCAGATGCGAATGGTTCCCTGGTACCGGAGAAGGACTTGAGGAAACAGCAGTTGGATTCCACATTCTCTCCTTCCTGGAGCCTCAGGACCGTTGGGAGAGGGGACAACCTCTGCCTTTGGCCAGTGTAgcaattttttgtttgtgtctgCTGGACTTCAGCTTTTAGTCTTTACTAATACTAAACAGAATGACAGAACTACTTTGCCCTCTGATAGTGCCTCAGTGGACCCGAGATTTTCACATCTGTTACCcaaatctgcctttgaatccCACAGCCCTGGGAATCCCATAGCAGAGCTCTCTTCACCCCCAGCTCAAGCGGTCCTAGAGATTGACCCCACATGACATAAAATGTATGCAAGGTCACATAACTAATAAATGCAAGACCAGGGACTTGAACCCAAGGAATCCCTGGTCCGTGTCCACTCTTTATTCCAGTGTCACAGTTAGTACTTCATGCAGATAAATGCCTGAGAGGgcactgagggaggagggggcagccaAGCAGGCAGGGCCGGTCCCTCACCTCCACTGCCCTCACGAGCGCTCCCTTTTGACccgtctttttctttttttgtgttgtattggttttttgtttttaaagcaggctccgctccgaacatggggcttgaactcaggacccggagatcaagagtcacatgctctaccaactgagccagccgggtgccccattTTGACCTGTTTGACACAGGCCTACAGAATCTACAGAAGATTCCGTTGCAAGGAGGAGTTCTGCAACTAAAAGGCACTTGAAAACCACTGGCCCAAGACGTGCTTCTCAAACTTGTACACGCACGAGGATTGTGCAAGCAGGCCCTACAACTGCTCAATggtatcagcatcacctggaccCTTGCAGGAAATGCAGGGTCCCAGGCCCCGCCGCAGCCCTATGATTCAGAATCTGCACTTTGACAGGACTCCCAGATGAATCACATGCCCAGTAGAGTCAGAAGCACTGGTCTAGAACATCCCTGTGGTATATTAGGAAAAGGACAGGCCCGGAGGGCAAAAGCCTAAGGCTCCAGACCCAACAGAGCAGTTTCCCTGAACACCTGGGACTAGCCGTGTTTGCTCCTCTGGTTTCTTTACTGACAACTGAAGGCAAGGGAGGGAACTGGATGAGACCAGGAATAGCAGATAAGGTGCATGTCTCATTCCAACTGATCAATCAGTAGTAGCCGCCTAGACCAATATGTTAACAAGGCCACCTGCATGCTCAGTCCCGAACATGAGTCATGACTGACCAGCAATGTCTCTCCCCGTGCCGCTGCTGGGGAGAGAAGAAGCCTGTACGGCTTCTACTTGCTGTTTCTGGTCTGGATATTTCCTGAGGTCATTTGCTCACGAAGTACTCTTGAGTGCCAAGTGCTGTGCTGAACTAGAGGTAGAGAGGCGAACAAGACATCATCTTTACCCTCCAGAAGCCATTTAGTGTGAGGAAGACTGAAACACAAGCAGGCAGTTACGATGTGTTGCCATAACCGCCGTGAAAAAGGGAACCACAGGGTATTAAGGCAGCAAACTGAAGGGAATGTAATCCAGTCTGTCTGGAATCAAGGAGGACTTCTAGGAAGAAGCAACAACTAAGCTGAAATCTGCCGAGAAACTTTGAAAGACCACTGAGAAGCTGGAATGGGGTCTAGACAGCGGGAATGTTAGAGTCAAAGGCTCCGAGGCAGGAAAGAGCACAGCGAGTCCAGGAGAACTTACCACCAGGGAGTAGAATGCTACGTGGTTAGTGGTAGGAGGTGAGTGGAGAGAGAGCACCAGGCCAGGCTAGGAGTTTAAGCTCTTAAATCTATTGAAGGCTTTTAAGTAGGATGAATGACCTGAGGAGTTCTGCAGGTTAGAAAAATTATCCAGTCACTGGTGAACAATGGTTTGAAACAGAAGGAGGACGAGGAGGGTCAATGCCACTCAGAGTGTGGCCCGGGTTCATGGTCCCTGAACCATTTGCTACTCGTTCTTGAGATAAGAAATTTGTACCAGAAAGTAAATTGACCGTAACACTAAACACACTGTGTAGTTCAGCTGATGGGTTTTTTTAGAGCAAGACTTTCTAGATGATTTCAACTCCAGCCACCTCCTTATCTTTGAGCAGCACTGAGGCAGGGGGCTGTGACGTTCTAGGTGGGAGCCCTAGCTCAGCTGAGAGTGGTCACAGTGGAGATGGAAAGAAGTGGGCAGACTTCAGAGAGATTTACAAGGGAAAACTGACAGGTCTTGCTGATTGATTGAATTGGGGgataagggagaaagaaagaagatgccCACATCCCTGTTTCAGCAACTGAGTGAATATCTCACTACTAACAGCCAAAGGTCCCTTCCTGCTCTTCCATGCTGTGACCTAGCAACACTGCTTAGTGACCAATCAATGTCCTGAAAATTCTCTTTAAGCTTTCAAGCGCTACAGAAGATCAGAAAGAAGACcgcccggggcgcctggggggcacagtcgttaagcgtctgcctttggctcagggcgtgatcctggcgttccgggatcgagtcccacatcgggctcctccgctgggagactgcttcttcctctcccactcccctgctgtgttccctctctcgctggctgtctctctgtcacataaataaataaaatcttaaaaaaaaaaaaaagaaagaaagaaagaagaccgCCCGCCATCTGATACCAGTGGGGAAAGACACTGGTGATTTCTCCACGCCACACACCTAAAAACTGGCTGAGCATTGCTAAGAGGCTGCCTGCGTCCACCCCCCTGGTGTTGGGGCCAGGCTGACCATCCACCCAGAGTTCCTACCCCTGATCAGCTAGTCTTCAGGGGAGAAGAGAATCAGGCTTTGTGATCAACACAGTGAAATCTCTCCTCCTGGAAAGAGCTCCTCCTAGGGAAAGCCAGGGCTGAAGCCCATCCTAGAGAAAGAAATAGGATCCTCGGTACTGCCCACCAGCATGGCCTCTAGTGACCCCGGAGCCTTCCATACCGACCACCATGATGTTGAAGTCGAAACCAGTCTTCATGGTCTTCTTGCGCATCTGCTCGATGATGGTGTCAATGCCAATGTAGCCCAGCAGGTTCGAGTTGATGCTGACGGGTTTCATGGGCACTGCCGGCTTAGGCCTGGGCTCAGGCACCAGCTCTGACATGGCTGCGTCCGTCCTGgcctctgggagccctgcaaagccAACGTGGGAGAGGTGGGCTGGAGGAAAACAGAAGTCACGTGGAAGCCGCAGTATTATTCTCTTGATACCGAGTCACACAGAGTTGGGACTGGAAGGACCTCAGGGGTCATGCAGTATGGatccctcatttcacagatggagagacagaggcctgggggggggggtaagaacTTCCCCAAGACACAGAGCGAGTCAGATGCCAGATGGGGGTCAGTGCCCAGCCTCTCCAGCTGCTGGGGCACTCTGGTGCACTCGCTGCTCCAAAGCATGTCTGTGTGTCTAAGCCAGGAACTTCTCCGACGTGGCCATGTTGACATTTGGGTCTGGATACTTATTAGAGGGGGAGGTCCTGTGCACTCTTGGATGTTCAGTGGCCCCCTGACCTCTACTACAtgccagttgtgacaaccaaaaatatctccagacagtGCCCCAAGGGCAGCATACCCCTAgtggagaaccactggtctaaaaGATGATATCTGGGGTTATTCTGACTTGAGTCCTACCTCCTCAAATAAAGGGCTAAGACCTTTTAGGACACTGAATCTAACATCTGTTGACTCTCTGTCACTGACCTCAGTTGCTTTGTCTTTTAGAAGCAAACAGGGCTACCCCCCTCGCCCCCAGCCTCAGCATCCCCTCTGTTTCATGAGTATCACTGCAAGGTAGGGGTGTCTATGCCGTAAGGAGCCCCAGACACCATCCTAGCCTAGTTTTAAATCTGTGGGAGGAATGTCTCTCCTTCTGACCAGACCAGTGGGAAGGGGATGAGACACAGCCAGGTTGGGGCAGCCACTTGCCTATGATGACATAGTGTGTTCTTGGGATGGTGGGTGGCAAAAGAGAGGGgaggctgaggacagagcccttCCCTGGTCGGGAAAGGCCAACATCCCTCTAGGTCTGGCAGGTCACACATAAGGGAAATCTGTTCATTTCCTCATGGGGCCAATGTCCCCCAGGGTAGGTTTCAGTATACAGCAACTCCATtttcccatccataaaatgggtgcGTGTGTGGTGAAGTGCAATGGGCCTGGCCCTGCTACTTGCCGGATGTGCGGACTTGGGCAAATCACCTccccactgtgagcctgcttcctcacctgtaaactgGCTAGGATCATGATTAAGGCTGTGGTAGGATGCCTAGAAGTACCCGGCATACTCCTCCCACTCTCAGACCCTCTTGCCCCGTGCCCCTTTCAAGTTCACCAGCTTGTCTGGAGGCCAAATGACATGGGGCGTGTGCAAGCGATGCTAATTACACAGCAGTTACTGGACTCCACGCTCTCTCGAGGACCCCTTCCCGCTTTGCCATTCTGGAATCCTGTGGTTCCTGCAGAGTCTCAGGCTCACAGGGAGAACTGATGAAGCAGCAGATgggccagagggggaggggacaggagtgcctccctcccccacccccagactcagccaggagtctgttCTTGTACCCCCACCACCTGGTCCTGCCACCAGTGCTGgcaagactctctctctcccaatggGAAACTGTTCTTTCCTTGTCACTCCCAGGCACAGCCAAATCTGACAGAGCCTCAGGACCTCCCCAGAGCCTGGCGTGGCTCCGTCCTGCTTCCCGGGAAGCTGTTGCCAGCCAGGCAGCTCCAGGCGGCCGCAAGATTGGCTCAGCCCTGCAGCAGCTGACTCTCAGCCTGGCCTGCTCCTCCACTCTCTGCACGTGGCTCCCGGGCCCCACTCAGCACACCTGCACCGGGGGCCGTGCCCCATTTTCCCTGCCCAGCTGCTGCCACGGCTGGCCCAGGCCACTTCCCTCATGCCTCTACAGCCAAGGCCACTTGTTCTCCCAAGCCACGTTGTGAGATAGATCCATGGGGAGGGGGTGTCTTATCCTATTTTACAGACCTGGAAAGTGCGTCTTGTATTCATTTTCGGGACATTTTGTTAGTATCCTTGTAAAGGGTGTGGTGTCACTATGGCCGGCTCAGCTCTAGCCCGCTAACGGCAGCACTCTAAAAGAGCATTCCCAAAAGACAGACCCTGGTTGCAAGAAGGGGGCTGCCCACCAGATTCCCAGGCAACTTCTAGGACCAGCAAGCACCTCCTAGCACCCATGCACACACTGTGTGGAGCACCTGCTGGCAAGTCACCTCTCCCGACCCTACGCCAATTACACGCCAGGCACATGCTAACAGCAACCACCCGTCAGCCACAAGCACTGCAAACGTGGCAGGTCACCATGTCACAACCTCTGCTGGACAACCCCTGCCCACTCCGGCCCCCGGCTGACACCTACTCACTCCTTCTTCACCATTCAGCTCAAGGCCTACCTCTAGAAAAGCCTCTGCTTTCTACCTGAGATGGGTGCCCCTCTTCTGTGTTTCCTTGGCCCCCTGAGTACCTTGTACCCATCACGTTCATTCCCTCACTCCATCCCTTCTAGGACATTCATGTGCTGCCAAATGGGAGCCTACTCTAGCCAACCCCAGACTTGAGGCCAAAGATACTTTTGAACCCCAAACAAGGTCCTTGCCCCCAAGGGTCCACTATGCGGTGAGGGTGCCTGACAAGTACATAACAATTCCCAGGGCACAGGACGATGCAGCCTTAGAGTGGAATTCCGTAGCTGCATCCTCTGCCCAGACAGCATCCCTGGTTCTTCCAGGCCGACCCCCGATGGGCAGGTGGCCCAGGCTTAACTCCTAGCTGGATGAcccctgtgagcctcagttttgtccTCAGGAAAATGGGCACAGTACCTACGTTGCTGGGTTGCTGTGAAGGTTACACAAAAGCATGGACATAAATTACCTGGCACTGAACATACGCCCACCCCTCTTCAGGGAAGAGGCCATGTCTCATTGATCTCTGTGCCCCATTGAACCTAGTATAACACAGGCACTAGCAAtgaatggagggatggagggatggatggatgccTCGCAGGGAGGCAGatatcaatggatggatggatggatggatggatggacggacggacgccTCGCAGGGAAGCAGATGTCACTGTAAACCATcacctttcttctccctcacaGGCTGCTCCCTTTGCAGAGCAGCCGACCCCCAGCCAGCAAATGGCTCCTGTGTAGGCCACAGTCAAGGGAGTAGACTCTGTTAAGAGAGAGCCTCTCCCTCCCCGCAACAGGGATTGGATGGGGGTTCCCCAAGGGTGGGAAGAGCTAAGGATGAAGGTCACAGCAGGATATAGCTCAAGTGCCATCCTGCCTAGGGTGGTCCTTGGGGGTCCTCCTAAGCTCCCAGCTCTCCCAAGGTTTCTgtcagcagcagccccagccaggGGCCACCTGCCCCATCAATGCTCTAGGGAGAGGTACTGTCCACCTGACTCAGCTCTGGCTAAGTCCTCCGCAGAAacagcaccccccctccccaagcccagcAAGGACCCCGGTGCTTGCTTCTACACAGGCAAATGAATGGCTTTGTCTTTGTCTGGCCCAGGGACCCCACCCCTCTGTTGGGAAGgtggcagcagggggaggggatcTTTCCAGAATAgcacctgcctccttggctcagtggggagtgggggtgggaggggtctCTACAGCAGAGAAGCTGTAGAtcttccctgctcccagccctcgCAGTCTTCaaggccccacccccaccggcaGAGGCAATTCCAGACCACCGCAGCTCCAGCCCCCGCTCTCAGAAAACGAATCACAGAAGACGTCTCGGTCCTTTCCCATTCACAGTTGCAAAGGGCCCTGGgacacccccttcccccatcccagtCCTCTGGAGGCCAATGAGTTCCCTTGGAGACCACCAGCTGGTGCCTGTCTCAGCGTGCGCctgtgtgtgggggaaggggcctATGTGTCAGCGCACAGGTCTCTTATCTGGCTGTAGGTGGCCCTGATACCTGTGcgtggtgtgcatgtgtgtgcgtgtcttGGTGCGCTCTAGCGTGGGCTTTCTGTGCACATCTGGGTCCCTGCTCGTATGTCCGTGGGCCTCTGTAACTCCCCGCGATCCCGTGTGTGCATTTCTCCGGGCATGTATATCttggggtgtgtgcgtgtgtccgtGCATATGTCACCGCGCGTGGGCTCATCGGCGCAGCAACCCTCCCTCTGATAGCACCTCCAGCCGGGCTTTTCGGGGCCGCAGCCTCCTCCCAGCGGGCGCCGGTGGCCGGGCCAGCCGCCCTACCTTTGGACATGAATCCTCCTTTGTCTCTGTTCCTCCGGGGAGATGCTCAGGGCGCGGGGCTGCAAGGCTGAGCCGGGCGCGGGCTCCTCCTGGGCAGAGCGGCCCCTGCAGCCGGGCCTCGCCCCTCCGCGCTCTCCGCCCACCCGCCCGGCCCGCGGCCCGGCCGCGCCGCCCCTGCGCCCCGCGCCGCCGCGGCCGCCCAGGACCTCGCTTCGGCTTGCTCGGCGCCGCTGCCCCTGCCCGCGCGCACAgatgccgctgccgccgccgccgccgccgccgccgccgctgccaccCGCACCACGTGACCCGCGCGCCTGCCGGCCCCGccgagggcccctccccctcccacggcgcccgcgcccgcgcccgcaCCCGCTCTCCGCCCGCCCGCACGCGGGAGCGGGTACCGGGTCCCGGGTGCAGGCGGCCCAGGAGGCGCGCGGGGGCGCTGCGCCTGCAGCTCGGGATGCCGGGCCGGGGGAGGTGCCCGCATCCCAGTCTCGatccctgcccgcccccccatCCCGCTCGCGGCCTCTTACCCTCCAAGCTGGGGTTGAGGCGGGGGGCGCCGGGGACCGGTGGCAGCGGCGAGCGGCGGTGCGTGCGCGAGTCACGCGGTGGTGGGGATGTTGCGCGGGCTCAGCGCGCTTCTGCCCAGGCGCGGGCGCCtgcggagccctgagtcaggggCCCCGCTTTCAGGCCTGGCTTCTGGATGATGAGCCCTATGACCTTGAGCTGGTCAGGAACTTTCCTGAGCCTCAATTTACCCATCAGAAAAAATGTTCATGCATTCAGTCAACATTAATGGACAGTACATTGCCAGGCCCTGGGAGCACAGGCATGAGGATGACCATTCTAGGCCTAGTGGGGGAGACAGCTGGACTGTCCTAATATAGGGGCCTGGGGTATGCATAGGGTACTCGAGTGCTCAGAGGTGGGCATCCTGGGCAGAGAGGGATTTTGGAAGAGTTCATGGGGAAGCTAAGGGCCAAGACGGAAAGGCAAACggtggtgggagggaagaggggaaggccACTCAGTAGACAGGGGTGGCAGAGGTGAGCAGACTCAGAGGGGAGAGCTGCATGGTGCTGGTGGGCAACTCACAGCTCCTgatgcagcagcagcagcagcagagaaaaTTCCAGATGGAAATACAGAGCTAGAGGCTGGAGAAGATCAAAGTCTTGAAAGCTGGGCTAAGGAGCTGGACTTTGAGGGAAGCCAGTGGTGAGTCACCAATGACTGTTAGCCACCATCAAATATGTGAGTCCCTGCGGCAGCTGCGGTGGGTGCAGAGGGCAGAGAGCCTTCCacccagggggtgggggcaggggaagggagggcggGGACTGTGGCatggcaagggcagagggaggaagaggaggcgaCAGCCAGCCAAGTACAGAGGAGATGATCAACGGAGTTGGAAATAGACTGGTTGGgatgaaagagagggaaagatgaggaaaaggaagaaacccAGGTTTCTCTGACACCGAATGAACTTCTAGCCCTTATGTGGACCTATTTATAGTTCTATGTAGGACTTATATACATTCAGGTCTCCAACTTACCTCTCAAGACTAAAAGGCAGGGGGCGGGGGACCAAGGAAGATCAGGTCACGTGGGGCACCTTTCAAGCAACAAGTATCTTCCTGAAAGGCTGAATGTGCATCATTTAGAAGGTCTCGGGTGAGGTCTCTACGAATATCTAGAGAAGCACCGTAGTGACGGCTGTTGGGCGAATCCCCACTTACTCGTGCCGCTCTGTGTTTTCATGCACGTGGTTTGCTTTTAAAGCTGGACTCAGCTGTAGATCACCTGATTACTCCAGCTCTTCAGGGACCAAAGAACCAACCACGGAAGATGCTAAAGGAAGGACTCAGCATAATTGCGCCTCCACAAGTCACCCCTGGAAACTTTCCTTCTGGTGACTTCCCTCAACCTCAGCTCTGACTGGCAGGTTGGGACCCAGCTCCGGGTGCATCCCCTGTGTTCTGCCCCTCCATCTTGTTCCCTTTTCCCCCAGCACATTCACCTCTGACCTTACGGTCCCACCTCCCTTGCCCGACCTATTCATCTCCAGGCCAATACACCCTGACCCCCCACAGCAGCCCAGTACACCCCCAGCCAAGCTCTTTGCACTTACCTAGGGCTTCTCTGGCTGGGGCCCGCATGACGGGCTCTGCGGGCCAGTCTGTGGCAGCATCTGCGGTAGCATGGCCCCACGCTGGGGCTGTGCCGCTGCTTGGCCGCAGCGGGTAGGTGGCTGATATGGTCAGGTTAATGACTCTGTCCAGTGTGATCTCCCCCATGGCTGTGCCCAGCTTGCTTGTGTCCAAAGCCAAAGAATCTGTAGTTCTGTCCAGCTTGGCTGTGTTTGTTCTGGCCAAAGTCGTGGCTCTGTCCGTCCGGGCTGTGCCCAGCTTGACTGTGTCTGGTACCGCCAAATCCACGGCTGTACCCTCTGTGGTTGGATCTGACTTGCCTGGGCCTGCTGCAGCTCTGGCCGTGCCCAGCTTCTCTGGCTCTGGGGTTACCACATCCATGACCATGCCCCGCTTGGTTCGGTCTGCGGTAGCGAAGTCCACGGCTGTGCGCAGCGCGGTATCCAGGGCAGACGACTCCAGGCCTGTATCCAGTGTGGATGTGCTTGGTGTGGCCGGATGGACAGTTAAGTTAGGTCTGTTGGTGACCATCGTGGCTAAACGTCTGACTGTGCCTAGCCTGGTTGTGTCCAGAGTAGCCAAATCCATGGCCGTCGCAGGACCCATGGTAGAGGTGGCCCTTTGCAGATGCAGCCTGGGTCTCGGGATACCCCTGGACCGGGGCCTGCCTCTTCCTGGAGAAGCTCTGGTAGTCACATGGGCAGCCCCTGGGACAGGATGCTTCTGACCTACCAAGCCTGGCCCTGCAGGGCCTGGCGATTTCTGTGCTAACCGGGATTGAAACGGTAGGGCCAGGTAGGAACTCACCAGAGGCTTCTCCACGATGGGCATCCTGCTGGGTTTGGCCAGACCTGGGTTCCCTGGGCCCTCAGAGTGGACTCTGCCCCCCGGCACTAGGGTCCCAGATCGTGAGCCTGGGCTGGGCAGCCTCCCTCCTCCATGGGTGGCAGCCTCCCTGCCCGGGGTGGGCAGCTCTTCCCAGTTAGAAGGTAGGGGACCCAGGGGCCATGCCTGGCTGTTCTGACGGAGCGTTAAAGAGATGGAGCTGAGCTTccggggcacggtttcctgtgggggCACACTCCGGGCCCTGGTTCCAGGGCCTGGTCGGCTGGAAGCCTGTGGGCTATGGCTTTGGGAAAAGGCATCCAGACGGATGGTTTTCCTGAGGACAGGGATGAGGGGAGACACCCCACCAGAGAGCTTTGAGGGGCGGGCAGGGTGCCCCAGCAGGTGGCTTTGGGACAGGGAggctccagggctgggggtgccATGCTGCTGCATCTCAAAGCTGTGGTCCATCCAGGTCTTCCGTCTTCCCCTGAGGCAATCAACAGAGAGAAGGGGCCAAGCGGGGGTGAGACGCTCagcttgcatttctttgattCCTAGTTAATAAAAAGCATGAAAACTTCTTTGCTAAGtagcaaattaatttttagttGTCAGTGTTTGCCAGGGTCTTATAAAACaagacagtattttaaaatgcaaaatatttaaatcctATGAAATGTTACAGAGTAGTGCGTGATTCATCATTTTAATATTACGCAGTCCCTAAGGtacaaaagagttttaaaaattgttcactTTAtaattgaaatggaaagaaattgctaaatatatatataaagcttaatttctaaaaataattttcaacaatGAGGAAaccagaaatataagaaatatatttacaagAAAACTTATGACATATAAACATATGAAACTGTGGGTTCCTCAATGGCTTGAGTTTTATACTACTTATCAAAAACACAAATGCCTAGATGTCaggggtgactggctggctcagtcggtagagcatgcaactcttgatctcagagtctggagttcgagccccacgttaggcatgaggtttactttaaaataaataaataaataaataaagcactgtCAGGCCCGAAGGGGCCTTGTTCAGGGACCCGTGGGCAGGAGGGCAATGGTTATTGGAAGcctgtctgcctctgtctttttCAGGAGGGGCCAGAAGGCTCTGGGTTCCCACCCACAGCAGCCAAAATAGGAGTTCAGGCATCCAGGTGGGAGGCCGAGGGATGACCAGTTTGGCTTGGGAACAGCGTCTGCCGCTGGGGCTTCTGCTGGGAACCAGGAAAGAGCCTTGGGCTGGCCTGCTGCTGGAGCCAGAATTTGCTGGAGCGAAGAGGCCGTGGGGAAGGGGAGGCTCAGGAAGTGAAGTAACAAGGGCTCGCAGCGAACGAGCCCCAGTCCCTGCCCCTGGGGAACCTGCCGTCCCCAGTGGTGCCAGGCAGCGAAGCAGGCACAGCTAAGCTGGACGTGGGCGTTGGAGGAAGCATTAGCTCAGTGTTTGGCCTCAGAGGAGGAAGGCTGGACCGGAGACTGGGATAGTTCCCACAGAAGACCCAAAGGTGAAGGTGTGGTATCTTCCTGAAAATCGACTGTGGGACTCCTAGGctgtatgggggtgggggtgggggtggggcggcatGAGGCTACAGGTGTAGTGAtcaggcccaggccaggccacaACGAT
This Ursus arctos isolate Adak ecotype North America unplaced genomic scaffold, UrsArc2.0 scaffold_21, whole genome shotgun sequence DNA region includes the following protein-coding sequences:
- the SEPTIN3 gene encoding neuronal-specific septin-3, whose protein sequence is MDHSFEMQQHGTPSPGASLSQSHLLGHPARPSKLSGGVSPLIPVLRKTIRLDAFSQSHSPQASSRPGPGTRARSVPPQETVPRKLSSISLTLRQNSQAWPLGPLPSNWEELPTPGREAATHGGGRLPSPGSRSGTLVPGGRVHSEGPGNPGLAKPSRMPIVEKPLVSSYLALPFQSRLAQKSPGPAGPGLVGQKHPVPGAAHVTTRASPGRGRPRSRGIPRPRLHLQRATSTMGPATAMDLATLDTTRLGTVRRLATMVTNRPNLTVHPATPSTSTLDTGLESSALDTALRTAVDFATADRTKRGMVMDVVTPEPEKLGTARAAAGPGKSDPTTEGTAVDLAVPDTVKLGTARTDRATTLARTNTAKLDRTTDSLALDTSKLGTAMGEITLDRVINLTISATYPLRPSSGTAPAWGHATADAATDWPAEPVMRAPAREALALYFHLEFSLLLLLLHQELRSAPARLLGRLHPGPGTRSRVRAGGERVRARARAPWEGEGPSAGPAGARVTWCGWQRRRRRRRRRQRHLCARAGAAAPSKPKRGPGRPRRRGAQGRRGRAAGRAGLPEARTDAAMSELVPEPRPKPAVPMKPVSINSNLLGYIGIDTIIEQMRKKTMKTGFDFNIMVVGQSGLGKSTLVNTLFKSQVSRKASSWNREEKIPKTVEIKAIGHVIEEGGVKMKLTVIDTPGFGDQINNENCWEPIEKYINEQYEKFLKEEVNIARKKRIPDTRVHCCLYFISPTGHSLRPLDLEFMRHLSKVVNIIPVIAKADTMTLEEKSEFKQRVRKELEVNGIEFYPQKEFDEDLEDKTENDKIRQESMPFAVVGSDKEYQVNGKRVLGRKTPWGIIEVENLNHCEFALLRDFVIRTHLQDLKEVTHNIHYETYRAKRLNDNGGLPPGEGLLGTVLPPVPATPCPTAE